The following coding sequences are from one Triticum dicoccoides isolate Atlit2015 ecotype Zavitan chromosome 4A, WEW_v2.0, whole genome shotgun sequence window:
- the LOC119284415 gene encoding disease resistance protein PIK5-NP-like, translated as MEGEGDPMTVATGTLEPVVGKLGALLGSGYKLQHRTRKDVKFIKSKLKSVHSILWEVWETEDLDAESKGLKKEALDLADDMHDAIDDFILTIEGSRGSKSLMMQSKMKASPFQDFRARVDEVSGRCRRKWTWEQNKSAQPISSLFPRKKTTKPRNPPPPQAPFVHKDASEIVGMDTWTNDLITYLVGQGDEETTTVHPQLKMASIVGMAGEAKTTLANLVYEEIGNKFQSWVFVSVTPTPHMKEVLTSIVRQVGAEPTAGTQARTEERIIHSISSFLENKRCVSL; from the coding sequence ATGGAGGGGGAGGGAGATCCCATGACCGTAGCCACAGGGACCTTGGAACCCGTCGTAGGGAAGCTGGGTGCTCTGCTGGGCAGTGGGTACAAGCTTCAGCACCGGACTCGCAAGGACGTCAAGTTCATAAAATCCAAGCTCAAGTCTGTGCACTCCATCCTTTGGGAGGTATGGGAGACGGAGGATCTCGATGCGGAATCCAAGGGCCTGAAGAAGGAAGCGCTGGATCTCGCTGATGATATGCATGATGCCATCGACGACTTCATCCTCACTATCGAGGGCAGCCGCGGAAGCAAGAGCTTGATGATGCAGAGCAAGATGAAAGCAAGCCCCTTCCAAGATTTCAGGGCAAGAGTGGATGAAGTGTCAGGCCGGTGCCGTAGAAAGTGGACGTGGGAGCAGAACAAGTCAGCTCAACCCATTTCCAGCTTATTTCCAAGGAAGAAAACCACCAAACCCAGAAATCCACCTCCTCCTCAAGCTCCATTTGTCCACAAGGATGCATCGGAGATCGTTGGAATGGACACATGGACGAATGACCTCATCACATACCTAGTAGGACAAGGAGATGAAGAGACCACAACAGTGCATCCGCAGCTAAAAATGGCATCCATTGTTGGAATGGCTGGTGAGGCGAAAACAACACTTGCTAACCTTGTTTATGAGGAGATTGGAAATAAGTTCCAGTCCTGGGTTTTTGTGTCCGTCACTCCAACTCCCCACATGAAGGAGGTTCTCACAAGTATTGTCCGGCAAGTAGGAGCTGAACCAACTGCTGGTACCCAAGCAAGAACAGAGGAACGTATCATCCACAGCATATCCAGTTTCCTAGAGAACAAAAGGTGCGTAAGTTTATAA